Proteins from a single region of Rhodospirillales bacterium:
- a CDS encoding nucleotidyltransferase family protein: MVAERAGSTHRGGDRPPRRAMLLAAGLGERMRPITLRVPKPLIEIAGRTMLDRALDFLEAAGIDQVVVNAFHLADVVERHVAARRSPPTRLCIEAERLETGGGVANALPMLGEGGFFVINGDVIWRDGPAPTLGELAQAWDDVAMDGLLLLHPTQTALGYDGPGDFFLSNDTRLVRRGQRPCAPFLFAGIQILHPRLFTGAPNGAFSLNLLYDRAIAAGRLFGLAHAGGWCHVGTPADIPRAEAFLR; this comes from the coding sequence ATGGTCGCTGAGCGCGCAGGCTCAACCCATCGCGGGGGCGACAGGCCGCCGCGCCGGGCGATGCTGCTGGCTGCGGGACTCGGCGAGCGGATGCGCCCGATCACGCTGCGTGTGCCCAAGCCGCTGATCGAGATCGCTGGGCGAACGATGCTCGATCGCGCCCTCGACTTCCTCGAAGCGGCGGGCATCGATCAGGTGGTGGTCAACGCCTTTCATCTTGCCGATGTCGTCGAACGGCACGTCGCCGCGCGCCGTTCGCCACCGACGCGGCTGTGCATCGAGGCGGAACGGCTGGAGACCGGCGGCGGCGTCGCCAACGCCCTGCCGATGCTGGGCGAGGGCGGGTTCTTCGTCATCAATGGCGATGTGATCTGGCGCGACGGGCCGGCGCCGACGCTGGGCGAACTCGCCCAGGCCTGGGACGACGTGGCCATGGACGGCCTGTTACTGCTGCATCCCACGCAAACCGCCCTGGGCTATGACGGCCCCGGCGATTTCTTCCTAAGTAACGACACCCGCCTCGTTCGCCGCGGGCAGCGGCCCTGCGCGCCGTTCCTTTTCGCCGGCATTCAGATCTTGCATCCGCGCCTGTTCACCGGCGCACCGAACGGCGCCTTCTCGCTGAATCTGCTCTACGACCGCGCGATCGCTGCGGGGCGCCTGTTCGGCCTGGCGCACGCGGGCGGCTGGTGCCACGTCGGCACGCCGGCGGATATTCCGCGCGCCGAAGCGTTTCTGCGCTGA
- the addB gene encoding double-strand break repair protein AddB, whose product MRPPRVYTLAPGVPFVDALAAGLRARLGAAPEALATARIFLPTRRACRALSLAFVRQAGERPILLPRMTPLGDVDEDDLAFDEAEASGIGGGYGFDLPPAISRLRRHLLLTQLVTEALGGASRPAQAAHLAGELARLFDQVHTERLDLRDLGRLVPDDLARHWQVTLAFLQPLASRWQAMLDTEGCIDPALHRDRLLSAQAAAWRMHPPSTPVIAAGSTGSQPATADLLKVIASLPAGAVVLPGLDTYADEDVWRAIDVGPDEPDFALAQTHPQFGLAALLRRFGITREDVRPWPAPGIGDVDLGRAELIRRALAPAACSERAFAAPPIAPAACDGIAAIEAASPEEEARSIALIMRQTLEAPGRTAALVTPDRLLARRVGAALDRWGIAIDDSGGQPLSETGPATFLRLIARMVVERFAPVPLLAALKHPLAACGQAPTLFRRHVRDLEHHALRGLRPAPGMDGLRQAITPVSDPDRADSPAVADDLAHLLDALDAATQPFARLRDCGAVSLAEIVAAHVATAEALGATDRIPGSKRLWRSDAGEALAGFISELAHAARHDPLVALAEYPDLLDVLMGGCVVRPRWGRHPRLAIWGPLEARLQRADVMILGSLNEESWPPKAHPSPWMSRPMMQDFGLPLPERRIGLSAHDFAQCLAAPEVWLTRARRREGAPTVPCRWLLRLQTLLRDSAWMRNNAETARSLLHWQRQLDEPAAIVPGKAPAPTPPGEARPRRLSVTQVETWIRDPYAIYARHILKLRPLKPIDASPEAADFGTCVHTAIRRFLEDKPNFARDDDEERLLVCGRDAFGELMQRPGVRAFWWRRFERIARWIVNTERTRRDAVAASGVEIDGAIELATPGGAFLLVAKADRIDRLTDGTLSVIDYKTGEPPSEKDVLAGLAPQLPLEAAIAEAGGFTGMRPGPVAALEYWRLRGDDKDGVKRIKAIDTLADDALSGLRELIACFDDPRTPYASRPRPHLAPHFDDYAHLARVKEWAGGGDEADE is encoded by the coding sequence GTGCGCCCCCCCCGCGTCTACACCCTTGCGCCAGGCGTGCCGTTCGTCGATGCGCTGGCTGCGGGCCTGCGCGCCCGCCTCGGTGCCGCGCCCGAGGCCCTGGCCACGGCGCGGATTTTTTTGCCGACCCGGCGGGCCTGCCGCGCCCTGTCGCTGGCGTTCGTCCGCCAGGCGGGCGAGCGTCCGATCCTGCTGCCGCGCATGACCCCGCTGGGCGATGTCGATGAGGACGATCTTGCCTTCGACGAAGCCGAGGCCTCCGGCATCGGCGGCGGATACGGGTTCGATCTGCCGCCGGCGATTTCGCGCCTGCGCCGGCACCTGCTGCTGACCCAGCTCGTCACCGAAGCGCTCGGGGGAGCCAGCCGCCCGGCACAGGCGGCTCATCTTGCCGGCGAGCTCGCCCGCCTGTTCGATCAGGTGCACACCGAGCGACTTGACCTGCGCGACCTTGGGCGCCTTGTTCCGGACGACCTCGCCCGTCACTGGCAGGTCACGCTTGCCTTTCTGCAGCCCCTGGCATCGCGCTGGCAGGCGATGCTGGATACGGAGGGATGTATCGATCCGGCGTTGCACCGCGACCGCCTGCTTAGTGCCCAGGCGGCCGCCTGGCGGATGCATCCTCCGTCCACCCCGGTGATCGCCGCCGGCTCGACCGGCAGTCAGCCAGCAACGGCGGACCTGCTGAAGGTGATCGCTTCGCTGCCGGCGGGCGCCGTCGTGCTGCCCGGACTCGATACTTACGCGGACGAAGACGTCTGGCGGGCAATCGACGTCGGTCCCGACGAGCCCGACTTCGCCCTCGCGCAGACGCATCCGCAATTCGGCCTCGCCGCACTGCTGCGGCGCTTCGGCATTACCCGCGAGGATGTCCGCCCCTGGCCGGCGCCCGGCATCGGTGATGTCGACCTTGGGCGCGCGGAGCTGATCCGGCGCGCCCTCGCGCCGGCAGCCTGCAGCGAGCGGGCGTTCGCCGCGCCCCCGATCGCACCCGCCGCCTGCGACGGCATCGCCGCCATCGAGGCTGCAAGCCCGGAAGAAGAGGCCCGCAGCATCGCCCTGATCATGCGCCAGACGCTGGAAGCACCCGGACGAACGGCGGCGCTGGTCACGCCCGACCGGCTTCTCGCCCGCAGGGTCGGCGCCGCGCTCGATCGCTGGGGGATCGCGATCGACGATTCCGGCGGCCAGCCGTTGTCCGAGACCGGACCGGCGACGTTTCTGCGGCTGATCGCTCGCATGGTGGTCGAAAGGTTCGCGCCGGTGCCGCTGCTGGCGGCGCTAAAACATCCGCTGGCGGCGTGCGGACAGGCGCCAACGCTCTTCCGCCGTCACGTCCGCGACCTCGAACACCACGCGCTGCGCGGCCTGCGGCCGGCACCGGGCATGGACGGCTTGCGCCAGGCAATTACCCCGGTGAGCGATCCTGATCGCGCGGACTCACCGGCCGTCGCCGACGACCTTGCCCATCTGCTGGACGCACTGGATGCGGCGACGCAGCCGTTCGCCCGGCTGCGTGACTGCGGCGCGGTGAGCTTGGCCGAGATCGTTGCCGCCCACGTCGCCACCGCCGAGGCCCTTGGCGCGACCGATCGCATCCCAGGCTCCAAACGCCTGTGGCGCAGTGACGCCGGCGAAGCGCTGGCGGGATTCATCTCCGAGCTTGCGCACGCGGCCCGGCACGATCCTCTCGTCGCGCTTGCCGAGTATCCCGACCTGCTCGACGTGCTGATGGGCGGTTGCGTTGTTCGCCCGCGCTGGGGTCGGCATCCGCGCCTCGCCATCTGGGGTCCGCTCGAGGCGCGTCTGCAACGTGCCGACGTTATGATCCTCGGCAGCCTGAACGAGGAGAGCTGGCCACCGAAGGCGCATCCCAGCCCGTGGATGAGTCGGCCGATGATGCAGGACTTCGGCCTGCCCCTGCCTGAGCGCCGGATCGGCCTCTCCGCGCACGACTTCGCCCAGTGCCTCGCGGCACCCGAGGTCTGGCTCACCCGCGCCCGACGCCGGGAGGGCGCACCGACGGTGCCCTGCCGCTGGCTGCTGCGACTGCAAACCCTTTTGCGCGACAGCGCCTGGATGCGGAACAACGCCGAGACTGCCCGCTCCCTGCTGCACTGGCAGCGCCAGCTCGACGAGCCGGCCGCCATCGTTCCCGGCAAGGCGCCGGCGCCCACGCCGCCGGGCGAAGCGCGGCCGCGCCGTCTGTCGGTCACCCAGGTCGAGACGTGGATTCGCGACCCATACGCCATCTACGCGCGGCATATCCTCAAGCTGAGGCCGCTGAAGCCAATCGACGCCAGCCCCGAGGCGGCAGACTTCGGCACCTGCGTGCACACGGCGATCCGCCGTTTCCTCGAGGACAAACCAAACTTTGCGCGCGACGACGACGAAGAGCGACTGCTCGTTTGCGGGCGCGATGCCTTCGGCGAACTGATGCAGCGCCCGGGTGTGCGCGCCTTCTGGTGGCGGCGGTTCGAGCGCATCGCCCGCTGGATCGTCAATACCGAACGGACGCGGCGTGACGCGGTCGCGGCGTCAGGGGTGGAGATCGATGGCGCGATCGAACTGGCTACGCCCGGCGGCGCCTTCCTGCTCGTCGCCAAGGCCGATCGTATCGACCGCCTGACCGATGGAACGCTCAGCGTCATCGATTACAAAACCGGCGAGCCGCCATCGGAAAAGGACGTTCTCGCCGGCCTCGCTCCGCAACTGCCGCTCGAAGCTGCGATCGCCGAGGCAGGCGGGTTTACCGGCATGAGGCCGGGACCCGTCGCCGCGCTCGAATACTGGCGGCTGCGCGGCGACGACAAGGACGGCGTCAAGCGGATCAAAGCCATCGATACTCTTGCTGACGACGCGCTGAGCGGGCTGCGGGAGCTGATCGCGTGCTTTGATGATCCCAGAACGCCCTACGCCTCGCGACCCCGCCCCCACCTCGCGCCGCACTTCGACGACTATGCTCACCTCGCCCGGGTCAAGGAATGGGCCGGTGGTGGCGACGAGGCGGACGAATAA
- the addA gene encoding double-strand break repair helicase AddA — protein MERALFAAERAGPADDPNEWQRGASDPGACVWVAASAGTGKTKVLTDRVLRLMLDGNEPRRILCLTYTKAAAAEMANRIAQRLGIWAVAQPADLHCLLIELLGSVPTAHQLLRARQLFARVLDSPGGINIQTIHAFCQSLLGRFPLEARVPPHFTVLDERDAKALLAEARHEVMAAAERGADALAAALAVLTGYLREGAFDELMDEIARPPDRLTPLIEAFGSAAAAGDAARAVLGLAAGDTCASVLDDACVDTAFDIDALRAAAGTLAGGTAAESNRAAAIAAWLAASPNERALALSAYIGAFLTGEGTIRAAKNLVTKGTEAAHPGTLEAVLTEAGRLHRLVQRQRAIVVAEATQALIVVGDALLRSYRRLKEAAAQLDYGDLIAGAGRLLADGSDAAWVLFKLDGGIDHLLIDEAQDTAPDQWRVITGLTQEFFAGAGGRDVARTIFAVGDVKQSIFSFQGADPAAFLLSRDWYAARVKAADRRWRPIPLQTSFRSTRAVLLAVDATFKDAEMAQSIALEPQVIVHQAFRLRDGGSVELWPSIAAREPAASPAWAPPIGRESADSPPDRLAALIALRIAAMLDDGEMLHAYGRPIRPGDVMVLVRRRGSFMQALVRALKERQIAVAGVDRMLLSEQLAVMDLMALGRFVLLPDDDLTLASVLKGPLLGFDEEALFALAWNRPGSLWRALRWRAETDEPCRFAYRFLRAQLAFADVLPPFAFFNRALGPLPDGEDATDSGRRRLLSRLGREAEDPIAEFLELCLAYERHHAPSLQGFLHWLEAGDVEIKRDPEQGQQNAVRVMTVHGAKGLQAPIVFLPDSCQTPTPKDKLLWIVGDRTGKTMHPEVLLWPPRGELREAVCDEAHGLVARRQTEEYRRLLYVAMTRASDRLIVCGWLNRKQKDGPAAGSWYEAIQRGLTDAPGSEWIEDAFLSRHAGPGGLIESPQALRLTCAQEAALEPHVASEPAPPPPLPDWATQRAPDEQPALRPLRPSLGDDAPPATSPLAAGDRFRRGRIVHRLLQALPELPAEERADAARHWLARPVHDLDPVAQQELTGEVMAVLNDRRFSALFGPASRAEVPVSGEIGGRIIAGQIDRLVVENDGVTILDYKSDRPAPTAPHGVAPAYLRQMAAYRALLQQLYPNRPVRCLLLWTQEPRPMLLEDELLDRWTPGAVISEATDDDH, from the coding sequence ATGGAGCGAGCGCTCTTCGCCGCCGAGCGCGCCGGCCCGGCCGACGATCCCAACGAATGGCAACGAGGGGCGAGTGATCCCGGCGCCTGCGTCTGGGTCGCCGCCTCGGCGGGAACCGGCAAGACCAAGGTGCTGACCGATCGGGTGCTGCGGCTGATGCTGGACGGCAACGAGCCCCGGCGCATCTTGTGCCTGACCTACACCAAGGCGGCGGCGGCGGAGATGGCGAACCGCATCGCCCAGCGGCTCGGCATCTGGGCCGTCGCCCAGCCAGCCGATCTTCACTGCCTGCTGATCGAATTGCTCGGCTCCGTGCCGACGGCGCACCAACTGCTTCGCGCCCGCCAATTATTCGCCCGGGTGCTTGATTCGCCGGGCGGCATCAACATCCAGACGATTCACGCCTTCTGCCAGTCGCTGCTCGGCCGCTTCCCGCTCGAGGCCCGGGTGCCGCCGCACTTCACGGTGCTCGACGAACGGGACGCGAAGGCGCTGCTCGCCGAAGCACGGCACGAAGTGATGGCCGCGGCGGAGCGAGGCGCCGATGCGCTGGCCGCGGCGCTGGCGGTGCTGACCGGGTACCTGCGCGAAGGCGCCTTTGATGAGCTCATGGACGAAATCGCCAGGCCACCCGACCGCCTCACTCCGTTGATCGAGGCGTTCGGCTCGGCTGCCGCCGCCGGGGACGCCGCCCGCGCCGTGCTCGGGCTCGCCGCTGGTGATACGTGCGCGAGCGTGCTCGACGACGCATGCGTGGACACTGCCTTCGATATCGACGCCCTGCGCGCTGCTGCAGGAACACTTGCCGGCGGCACGGCAGCGGAGAGCAATCGCGCGGCCGCCATCGCTGCCTGGCTGGCTGCCTCCCCGAACGAGCGGGCGCTGGCATTGAGCGCGTACATCGGCGCGTTCCTGACCGGTGAAGGGACCATCCGCGCCGCGAAGAACCTGGTGACCAAGGGCACCGAGGCGGCGCACCCTGGCACTCTTGAGGCGGTGCTGACGGAAGCTGGGCGGCTTCACCGCCTGGTCCAGCGCCAGCGCGCCATCGTCGTCGCCGAGGCGACCCAGGCGCTGATCGTCGTCGGCGATGCGCTCCTGCGCAGCTATCGTCGCCTGAAGGAGGCGGCCGCACAGCTCGACTATGGCGATCTGATCGCCGGCGCCGGCCGTCTGCTGGCCGACGGCAGCGACGCCGCCTGGGTGCTGTTCAAGCTCGACGGCGGCATCGATCACCTGCTGATCGACGAGGCACAGGACACCGCCCCCGATCAGTGGCGGGTGATCACCGGGCTGACCCAGGAGTTTTTCGCCGGGGCGGGCGGGCGCGACGTCGCCCGTACGATCTTCGCCGTCGGCGACGTCAAGCAGTCGATCTTCAGCTTCCAGGGCGCTGATCCGGCGGCGTTCCTGCTCAGTCGCGACTGGTACGCCGCACGGGTGAAGGCCGCCGACCGGCGCTGGCGGCCGATCCCGTTGCAGACGTCCTTCCGCTCGACCCGCGCGGTGCTCCTGGCCGTCGATGCGACCTTCAAGGATGCGGAGATGGCCCAGAGCATCGCGCTCGAGCCGCAGGTCATCGTCCATCAGGCCTTCCGCCTGCGCGACGGCGGCTCGGTCGAGCTGTGGCCGTCCATCGCCGCGCGCGAGCCCGCCGCATCGCCCGCCTGGGCGCCGCCGATCGGCCGTGAGAGCGCGGATTCGCCGCCGGACCGCCTCGCTGCGCTGATCGCGCTCAGGATCGCGGCGATGCTCGACGATGGCGAGATGCTGCACGCATACGGCCGGCCGATCCGCCCTGGCGACGTGATGGTCCTGGTGCGCCGGCGCGGTTCCTTCATGCAAGCGCTGGTGCGAGCGCTCAAGGAACGGCAGATCGCCGTTGCCGGGGTCGACCGCATGCTGCTTTCCGAGCAGCTCGCAGTCATGGACCTGATGGCGCTCGGCCGCTTCGTGCTTCTCCCCGACGACGACTTAACCCTGGCCTCGGTCCTTAAAGGACCGCTGCTCGGCTTCGACGAGGAGGCGCTGTTCGCCCTCGCCTGGAACCGCCCCGGCTCGCTGTGGCGGGCGCTGCGGTGGCGGGCGGAGACCGACGAGCCCTGCCGCTTCGCCTATCGCTTTCTTCGCGCGCAGCTTGCGTTTGCCGACGTGCTCCCTCCCTTTGCATTCTTCAATCGAGCTCTCGGCCCCCTTCCCGATGGCGAAGATGCGACCGACAGCGGCCGTCGCCGCCTGCTCTCCCGGCTCGGCCGCGAGGCGGAGGATCCGATCGCCGAGTTCCTCGAGCTCTGCCTCGCCTACGAGCGCCATCACGCGCCATCGCTGCAGGGCTTTTTGCACTGGCTTGAAGCCGGTGACGTCGAAATCAAGCGCGACCCCGAGCAGGGCCAGCAGAACGCCGTCAGGGTGATGACGGTGCACGGCGCCAAAGGGTTGCAGGCGCCGATCGTCTTCCTGCCAGATAGTTGCCAGACGCCCACCCCGAAAGACAAACTATTGTGGATCGTCGGCGATCGCACCGGGAAGACGATGCACCCGGAAGTTCTGCTGTGGCCGCCGCGCGGCGAGCTGCGCGAGGCGGTGTGCGACGAAGCGCACGGTCTCGTCGCTCGCCGGCAGACGGAGGAATACCGCCGCCTCCTCTACGTGGCGATGACCCGCGCCAGCGACCGGCTGATCGTCTGCGGCTGGCTGAACCGCAAGCAGAAGGACGGACCTGCTGCCGGTTCGTGGTACGAGGCAATCCAGCGCGGACTGACCGACGCGCCTGGCAGTGAATGGATCGAGGATGCGTTCCTGAGCCGGCATGCCGGCCCGGGCGGCCTGATTGAATCGCCACAGGCTCTGCGCCTCACCTGCGCGCAGGAGGCGGCGCTGGAGCCCCACGTCGCCAGCGAGCCGGCACCGCCGCCGCCATTGCCGGACTGGGCGACGCAGCGCGCGCCAGACGAGCAGCCGGCCCTGCGGCCGCTGCGCCCCTCCCTCGGCGACGATGCCCCCCCGGCGACCAGCCCGCTCGCTGCCGGCGACCGTTTTCGCCGCGGCCGTATCGTTCATCGGCTGCTGCAGGCGCTACCCGAGCTACCGGCGGAAGAGCGCGCGGACGCGGCCCGCCACTGGCTGGCGCGCCCCGTGCATGACCTTGACCCCGTAGCGCAGCAAGAGCTGACCGGCGAGGTGATGGCCGTGCTCAACGACCGGCGATTCTCCGCTCTCTTCGGTCCCGCCAGCCGCGCCGAGGTGCCCGTGTCCGGCGAGATCGGCGGTCGAATCATCGCCGGACAGATCGACCGTCTCGTCGTTGAGAACGACGGCGTGACCATCCTCGATTACAAGTCCGACCGCCCCGCACCGACGGCGCCCCACGGTGTCGCTCCAGCCTACCTGCGCCAGATGGCCGCCTACCGCGCGCTTTTGCAGCAACTCTACCCGAACCGCCCGGTGCGCTGCCTCCTGCTCTGGACCCAAGAGCCCCGGCCGATGCTGCTGGAGGACGAACTACTCGACCGCTGGACGCCCGGTGCCGTCATCTCCGAAGCGACGGACGATGATCATTAA